Genomic window (Chryseobacterium bernardetii):
CAACAGAAGTAGCATCTTCGGATGCTGCATCAGTGTCCGCTCCGGCTCAATCCAATCTTTCCGGTGATCAGATCATGGAAACATTGGATTGTTCTGGGTGTCACTCTGTTAATGAGAGAATGATAGGACCTTCTTATCAGGAGATCGCGGCTAAATATTCGGATAAAGATATTGAACTGTTGGCCTCCAAGATTATAGAAGGCGGAAGTGGAGTTTGGGGCGGAGTCCCTATGGCTGCTCATCCACAGGTGTCTAAAGAAGATGCTAAAAAAATGGTGGAGTATATTCTAAGCCAGAAAAAATAAAAGATGTCCACAGAAAAATCCAGTCTGCACACAAGAAATCTGCATCGTAATCCCTATGATTTTGATCTGCTTATTTCTTGTGTGCCAGAACTGAAACATTATGTCTTTGTGAATGTTCACGGGACAGCAACTATTAATTTCAGCATTCCTGAGGCTGTAAAATTACTTAACAAGGCTTTACTGTTACATTTTTATAATGTCAGGAATTGGGATATTCCTGAGGCTAATCTATGTCCACCCATTCCGGGAAGGGCAGATTATGTACATTATATTGCTGATTTGCTGGCAGAACAGAAAAGTGAAATTCCAACAGGAAATTCTGTGAAAGGATTGGATGTTGGAGTAGGAGCAAATCTTGTTTACCCTTTAATTGCCCATAAATCCTACGGTTGGAAGATGTTGGGAACGGATATCAGTGAAGATTCTTTAAAAAATGCCCGGCATATTCTGGATCAGAACCCAGATCTGTCATCGTCAATTCAATTACAACACCAGCCCAATTCTCATCATATATTTAAGGGAATCCTAGCTCCTGAAGATAGATTCACATTTTCTATGTGTAACCCTCCTTTTCATGATTCAAAAGAATCAATGATAAAAGGAAATCTTAGAAAAACAAAGAATTTAAATAAGGGAAAGACACAGAAAACATTACTTAATTTTGGAGGACAGCAGTCAGAATTATGGTGCGAGGGAGGCGAGCTGGCATTCATTACCAATATGATTACTGAAAGTGTTCAGTATTCATCCCAGATTCTTTGGTTTACCTGTCTGGTTTCTAAAAAAGACAATCTTTATAAACTGACAACGCTTTTAAAGAAAGTAAAGGCAGTAGATTTCAAAACAATTGATATGGCTCAGGGCCAGAAAGTGAGCCGAATATTGGTTTGGACGTTTGTTCCTCAGCAGAAACGAAAGGATTGGATATAGTTTATATTTAATAGCCAGTTTTGCTGCACAAGTCAATAGCGAATGATATTATATTATTTGATAATTCACTATTCACCTTATTTCATATTACACTTATCATCTTCAATCCTCGCTTTAACCTCTATAGGGCTATAGTTTTTCCTGTTCACCATCTTCATTTTAAAATTTCTGAAAAAATCAATTGACGGTCAACTCAAAAATGCCTAAATTTGTACGCTTTTAGAAAAATAAGAAATGCAATTATCAGAACAAGAAATCATTAGAAGAGAAAAGCTGAATAAGCTTACTGAAATGGGGATTAATGCGTTCCCTGCGGATGAGTATACAATTACAGATACTACAGAATCTATAAAACAGGACTTTTCTGAAAGTAAACAGGTGAAGATCGCTGGTAGATTAATGTCCCGCAGAATTCAGGGGAAAGCTTCTTTCGCAGAATTGCAGGATTCTAAAGGAAAAATCCAGGTTTATTTCAACAGGGATGAGATCTGTCCGGGTGAAGATAAAGAACTGTATAACGAAGTATACAAACACCTTTTGGATATTGGTGATATCATCGGTATTGAAGGAGAATTGTTTACTACTCAGGTAGGAGAGAAGACGGTTTTAGTGAAAAATTTTGTACTTCTTACTAAATCTCTTCGTCCACTTCCTCAACCAAGAACTGATGAAAATGGAGTTGTACACGACGGGTTCACCGATCCGGAATTAAGATACAGACAGCGTTATGTAGATTTAACGGTAAACCCACAGGTAAAAGAAATTTTCGTGAAGAGAACAAAACTGTTCAATGCCATGAGAACTTTCTTCAACGATGCTGGGTATTTTGAAGTGGAAACACCAATCCTGCAGTCGATTCCAGGGGGAGCAGCAGCAAAACCGTTTATCACGCACCACAATGCATTGGACATTCCATTATATTTAAGAATTGCCAACGAATTATATCTGAAAAGACTGATCGTAGGTGGTTTTGACGGAGTATATGAGTTCTCTAAAAACTTCAGAAACGAAGGAATGGACAGAACCCACAATCCGGAATTTACTGCAATGGAGATCTATGTAGCTTATAAAGACTACAACTGGATGATGGATTTCACAGAAAAGCTATTAGAATTCTGTGCTATTCAGGTAAACGGAACTACAAAGGCAACTTTCGGGGAGCATGAAGTAGATTTTAAAGCACCTTACCCAAGAGTTTCTATGACAGAAGCAATCCTGAAATTTACAGGTTTTGATATCACTGGAAAAACTGAACAGGAATTATACGATTTCGCAAAGTCTATCGGTATTGAAGTGAATGAAACTATGGGTAAAGGAAAACTGATTGATGAGATTTTCGGTGAAAAATGTGAAGGAAACTTCATTCAGCCGACTTTCATTACAGATTATCCGATTGAAATGTCTCCATTAACAAAGAAACACAGAAGCAAAGAAGGCTTAACAGAACGTTTTGAATTAATGGTGTGCGGTAAAGAAATCGCAAACGCGTATTCAGAGCTTAATGATCCTATTGACCAGAGAGAGCGTTTTGAAGCACAGATGGCTTTATCTGAAAGAGGTGATGATGAAGCAATGTTCATCGACCAGGACTTCCTGAGAGCATTGGAATACGGTATGCCGCCAACTTCAGGATTAGGAATCGGAATGGACAGATT
Coding sequences:
- the rlmF gene encoding 23S rRNA (adenine(1618)-N(6))-methyltransferase RlmF, with protein sequence MSTEKSSLHTRNLHRNPYDFDLLISCVPELKHYVFVNVHGTATINFSIPEAVKLLNKALLLHFYNVRNWDIPEANLCPPIPGRADYVHYIADLLAEQKSEIPTGNSVKGLDVGVGANLVYPLIAHKSYGWKMLGTDISEDSLKNARHILDQNPDLSSSIQLQHQPNSHHIFKGILAPEDRFTFSMCNPPFHDSKESMIKGNLRKTKNLNKGKTQKTLLNFGGQQSELWCEGGELAFITNMITESVQYSSQILWFTCLVSKKDNLYKLTTLLKKVKAVDFKTIDMAQGQKVSRILVWTFVPQQKRKDWI
- a CDS encoding c-type cytochrome; amino-acid sequence: MKKIFLAGTLGLLIFSCSKKENTTEVASSDAASVSAPAQSNLSGDQIMETLDCSGCHSVNERMIGPSYQEIAAKYSDKDIELLASKIIEGGSGVWGGVPMAAHPQVSKEDAKKMVEYILSQKK
- the lysS gene encoding lysine--tRNA ligase, which encodes MQLSEQEIIRREKLNKLTEMGINAFPADEYTITDTTESIKQDFSESKQVKIAGRLMSRRIQGKASFAELQDSKGKIQVYFNRDEICPGEDKELYNEVYKHLLDIGDIIGIEGELFTTQVGEKTVLVKNFVLLTKSLRPLPQPRTDENGVVHDGFTDPELRYRQRYVDLTVNPQVKEIFVKRTKLFNAMRTFFNDAGYFEVETPILQSIPGGAAAKPFITHHNALDIPLYLRIANELYLKRLIVGGFDGVYEFSKNFRNEGMDRTHNPEFTAMEIYVAYKDYNWMMDFTEKLLEFCAIQVNGTTKATFGEHEVDFKAPYPRVSMTEAILKFTGFDITGKTEQELYDFAKSIGIEVNETMGKGKLIDEIFGEKCEGNFIQPTFITDYPIEMSPLTKKHRSKEGLTERFELMVCGKEIANAYSELNDPIDQRERFEAQMALSERGDDEAMFIDQDFLRALEYGMPPTSGLGIGMDRLIMFLTNNASIQEVLFFPQMRPEKAAPQIELGEDEKVILEILNSQEEPMALAEVKQRSQLSGKKWDKASKTLTKNNIVKVEKIDENLLMKLA